From a region of the Zingiber officinale cultivar Zhangliang chromosome 4B, Zo_v1.1, whole genome shotgun sequence genome:
- the LOC121977447 gene encoding transcription factor bHLH111-like, producing MHANIIMAHGAPLLSPSTRAPTTNWWENMRPNPFPWPPQSPPPIRHRSSSSYDETSISNPTASRCTVLSLDSCSGDEPEDNHHMWSHLLLNGEAPNSQDDAESFMEVLSSKKFSADQFEPTTCHTLMHPSSQFNFLEIQLNSYKNNNISNHIQEHHLAPSMTNSYMQSDTSHVKHKLNYPVSQLFPSNLLLGESTTSESVLDHPCFSQRNLSDQMSFGGCLNKLDAMELRTSEPFLKGSDLGAETKQGYQNLSMRGNGRCAGTNQGKRKRYEDSSEMHFKKTKNDSQMISSNKLLVPKAKMAEKISALQQLVSPFGKTDQASVLMETINCITILQKQVQLLSDPYLKSTVSKERNSWGETERKEKAEAKYDLRSKGLCLVPVSSIPQVHRESIRPDYWMPTLRGCFL from the exons ATGCACGCTAATATTATTATGGCTCATGGAGCTCCCTTACTCTCGCCGTCCACCAGAGCGCCGACGACCAATTGGTGGGAGAATATGCGCCCAAACCCCTTCCCGTGGCCGCCTCAATCTCCACCACCCATCCGCCACCGCTCGTCGTCCTCCTACGACGAGACGTCCATCTCCAACCCCACCGCCAGCCGCTGCACGGTCCTCAGCTTGGACTCCTGCTCCGGCGACGAGCCGGAAGACAACCACCACATGTGGAGCCACCTTCTACT AAATGGAGAGGCACCCAATAGCCAAGATGATGCAGAAAGCTTCATGGAAGTACTGAGCTCCAAAAAGTTCTCAGCTGATCAATTTGAGCCTACTACATGCCATACCTTGATGCATCCTTCCTCACAGTTCAACTTCTTGGAGATACAACTCAACAGCTATAAGAATAACAACATTAGCAATCATATCCAAGAACATCATTTAGCTCCTTCCATGACTAATAGTTACATGCAATCTGATACTTCTCATGTCAAACATAAGCTCAATTATCCAGTTTCACAATTGTTTCCTAGCAATCTGCTTCTAGGAGAAAGCACTACAAG tgaatcgGTGTTGGATCATCCCTGCTTCAGCCAAAGAAATTTGTCGGATCAAATGTCATTTGGTGGATGCCTGAACAAGCTAGATGCGATGGAGTTGAGAACTTCAGAGCCTTTTTTGAAAGGCTCAGATTTGGGTGCTGAAACTAAGCAAGGATATCAGAATTTATCT ATGAGAGGAAATGGAAGGTGTGCTGGAACAAACCAAGGGAagaggaaaagatatgaagaCAGCTCAGAGATGCACTTCAAGAAGACCAAGAATGATAGCCAGATGATATCATCTAACAAG TTGCTAGTGCCCAAGGCGAAAATGGCAGAAAAGATAAGTGCTCTCCAACAACTTGTGTCGCCATTTGGAAAG ACTGATCAAGCATCTGTGCTGATGGAAACCATAAATTGTATCACAATTTTACAAAAGCAAGTACAG TTGCTTAGTGACCCATATCTGAAATCTACTGTCAGCAAG GAACGCAATTCATGGGGAGAAACTGAGAGGAAGGAGAAAGCAGAGGCAAAATATGATTTGAGGAGTAAAGGTCTTTGCTTGGTTCCTGTTTCTTCCATTCCTCAAGTGCATAGAGAGAGTATTAGACCTGATTACTGGATGCCAACATTGAGAGGTTGTTTCTTGTAG